The proteins below come from a single Asterias rubens chromosome 9, eAstRub1.3, whole genome shotgun sequence genomic window:
- the LOC117295177 gene encoding non-structural maintenance of chromosomes element 4 homolog A-like isoform X1: protein MASSSSSNPVAADPRQVAEEHEKRRQLRQDYRSLIAETQKNREELISPDSNGLSETLRRADNLFTQVAKIKCSREAALDSGLMLLVSSLGKERAQKLHTDFNTFEPTEFAEKLITFMSDRRIRNDQGDRNAPFPKEGWSKLGQTAKSCFRRAPAFHFILGSFERGECPAKKKKQTANRQKEKDSGPAVVPKQLVSMEKSHQEVTTEEVERMLGILHQVTSFNQDDPSNVDPVSLFEFVINPHSFSQTVENIFHLSFLVKDGHAELKLDPDWLPIIIPKMPYMEGQTKERVDRKQIMMTLHMTQWKEIIEVFEIREPLIPTRAEPSEGVNGIQRGVEEMEIPNGQPQRKKKARGSRGPTKPSS from the exons ATGGCGAGCTCATCATCCAGCAATCCAGTggcggccgatccaaggcaggtTGCAGAGGAACACGAGAAAAGACGACAGTTGCGTCAAGATTATCGCAGTTTGATTGCAGAAACACAAA AGAACCGAGAAGAGCTAATCAGTCCAGACTCAAATGGATTAAGTGAGACTCTACGAAGAGCAGACAACCTGTTCACTCAAG TTGCAAAGATCAAATGTTCGAGGGAGGCAGCTTTAGACTCTGGTCTTATGCTACTTGTGTCCTCACTGGGTAAAGAACGAGCACAGAAACTTCACACAGATTTCAACACATTCGAGCCAACGGAGTTTGCTGAAAAATTG ATCACGTTTATGAGTGACAGGAGGATACGTAATGATCAGGGAGACAGGAATGCACCATTTCCAAAGGAGGGGTGGAGCAAATTAGGACAGACGGCCAAGTCATGTTTCAGACGGGCTCCAGCATTCCACTTTAT TTTGGGATCTTTCGAAAGGGGGGAATGTCCAGCAAAGAAGAAAAAGCAGACTGCAAATCGGCAGAAGGAAAAGGACAGTGGCCCAGCAGTGGTACCCAAACAG CTGGTATCCATGGAAAAGAGTCACCAAGAGGTCACTACGGAGGAAGTGGAGAGAATGCTTGGAATTCTACACCAGGTCACGAGTTTTAACCAAGATGACCCGTCCAATG TGGATCCTGTTTCGCTGTTTGAGTTTGTCATCAACCCACATTCCTTCAGTCAGACCGTGGAGAATATATTCCATCTCTCCTTTTTAGTCAAG GACGGCCATGCCGAATTGAAGTTAGACCCCGACTGGCTCCCGATTATCATTCCCAAAATGCCTTACATGGAAGGACAAACAAAGGAGCGAGTCGACCGAAAACAGATCATGATGACTCTGCACATGACACAGTGGAAG GAAATCATTGAAGTGTTTGAGATTCGGGAACCTTTGATTCCGACGAGAGCTGAACCAAGTGAAGGGGTCAATGGTATACAGAGGGGCGTCGAAGAAATGGAGATCCCAAACGGACAACCACAACGGAAGAAAAAG GCTCGAGGATCACGGGGACCAACCAAGCCAAGCAGTTGA
- the LOC117295177 gene encoding non-structural maintenance of chromosomes element 4 homolog A-like isoform X2, whose amino-acid sequence MASSSSSNPVAADPRQVAEEHEKRRQLRQDYRSLIAETQIAKIKCSREAALDSGLMLLVSSLGKERAQKLHTDFNTFEPTEFAEKLITFMSDRRIRNDQGDRNAPFPKEGWSKLGQTAKSCFRRAPAFHFILGSFERGECPAKKKKQTANRQKEKDSGPAVVPKQLVSMEKSHQEVTTEEVERMLGILHQVTSFNQDDPSNVDPVSLFEFVINPHSFSQTVENIFHLSFLVKDGHAELKLDPDWLPIIIPKMPYMEGQTKERVDRKQIMMTLHMTQWKEIIEVFEIREPLIPTRAEPSEGVNGIQRGVEEMEIPNGQPQRKKKARGSRGPTKPSS is encoded by the exons ATGGCGAGCTCATCATCCAGCAATCCAGTggcggccgatccaaggcaggtTGCAGAGGAACACGAGAAAAGACGACAGTTGCGTCAAGATTATCGCAGTTTGATTGCAGAAACACAAA TTGCAAAGATCAAATGTTCGAGGGAGGCAGCTTTAGACTCTGGTCTTATGCTACTTGTGTCCTCACTGGGTAAAGAACGAGCACAGAAACTTCACACAGATTTCAACACATTCGAGCCAACGGAGTTTGCTGAAAAATTG ATCACGTTTATGAGTGACAGGAGGATACGTAATGATCAGGGAGACAGGAATGCACCATTTCCAAAGGAGGGGTGGAGCAAATTAGGACAGACGGCCAAGTCATGTTTCAGACGGGCTCCAGCATTCCACTTTAT TTTGGGATCTTTCGAAAGGGGGGAATGTCCAGCAAAGAAGAAAAAGCAGACTGCAAATCGGCAGAAGGAAAAGGACAGTGGCCCAGCAGTGGTACCCAAACAG CTGGTATCCATGGAAAAGAGTCACCAAGAGGTCACTACGGAGGAAGTGGAGAGAATGCTTGGAATTCTACACCAGGTCACGAGTTTTAACCAAGATGACCCGTCCAATG TGGATCCTGTTTCGCTGTTTGAGTTTGTCATCAACCCACATTCCTTCAGTCAGACCGTGGAGAATATATTCCATCTCTCCTTTTTAGTCAAG GACGGCCATGCCGAATTGAAGTTAGACCCCGACTGGCTCCCGATTATCATTCCCAAAATGCCTTACATGGAAGGACAAACAAAGGAGCGAGTCGACCGAAAACAGATCATGATGACTCTGCACATGACACAGTGGAAG GAAATCATTGAAGTGTTTGAGATTCGGGAACCTTTGATTCCGACGAGAGCTGAACCAAGTGAAGGGGTCAATGGTATACAGAGGGGCGTCGAAGAAATGGAGATCCCAAACGGACAACCACAACGGAAGAAAAAG GCTCGAGGATCACGGGGACCAACCAAGCCAAGCAGTTGA